From Homo sapiens chromosome 6, GRCh38.p14 Primary Assembly, the proteins below share one genomic window:
- the TBX18 gene encoding T-box transcription factor TBX18 codes for MAEKRRGSPCSMLSLKAHAFSVEALIGAEKQQQLQKKRRKLGAEEAAGAVDDGGCSRGGGAGEKGSSEGDEGAALPPPAGATSGPARSGADLERGAAGGCEDGFQQGASPLASPGGSPKGSPARSLARPGTPLPSPQAPRVDLQGAELWKRFHEIGTEMIITKAGRRMFPAMRVKISGLDPHQQYYIAMDIVPVDNKRYRYVYHSSKWMVAGNADSPVPPRVYIHPDSPASGETWMRQVISFDKLKLTNNELDDQGHIILHSMHKYQPRVHVIRKDCGDDLSPIKPVPSGEGVKAFSFPETVFTTVTAYQNQQITRLKIDRNPFAKGFRDSGRNRMGLEALVESYAFWRPSLRTLTFEDIPGIPKQGNASSSTLLQGTGNGVPATHPHLLSGSSCSSPAFHLGPNTSQLCSLAPADYSACARSGLTLNRYSTSLAETYNRLTNQAGETFAPPRTPSYVGVSSSTSVNMSMGGTDGDTFSCPQTSLSMQISGMSPQLQYIMPSPSSNAFATNQTHQGSYNTFRLHSPCALYGYNFSTSPKLAASPEKIVSSQGSFLGSSPSGTMTDRQMLPPVEGVHLLSSGGQQSFFDSRTLGSLTLSSSQVSAHMV; via the exons ATGGCCGAGAAGCGAAGGGGCTCGCCGTGCAGCATGCTAAGCCTCAAGGCGCACGCTTTCTCGGTGGAGGCGCTGATCGGCGCCGAGAAGCAGCAACAGCTTCAGAAGAAGCGGCGAAAACTGGGCGCCGAAGAGGCGGCGGGGGCCGTGGACGACGGAGGCTGCAgccgcggcggcggcgcgggcgaAAAGGGTTCTTCTGAGGGAGACGAAGGCGCTGCGCTCCCGCCGCCGGCTGGGGCGACGTCTGGGCCGGCTCGGAGTGGCGCAGACCTGGAGCGCGGAGCCGCGG GCGGCTGTGAGGACGGCTTCCAGCAGGGAGCTTCCCCTCTGGCGTCACCGGGAGGCTCCCCCAAGGGGTCTCCGGCGCGCTCCCTGGCCCGGCCCGGGACCCCTCTGCCCTCGCCGCAGGCCCCGCGGGTGGATCTGCAGGGAGCCGAGCTCTGGAAGCGCTTTCATGAGATAGGCACTGAGATGATCATCACCAAGGCCGGCAG GCGCATGTTTCCAGCAATGAGAGTGAAGATCTCTGGATTAGATCCTCACCAGCAATATTACATTGCCATGGATATTGTACCAGTGGACAACAAAAGATACAG GTATGTTTACCACAGTTCGAAATGGATGGTGGCAGGTAATGCTGACTCGCCTGTGCCACCCCGTGTGTACATTCATCCAGACTCGCCTGCCTCGGGGGAGACTTGGATGAGACAAGTTATCAGCTTCGACAAGCTGAAGCTCACCAACAATGAACTGGATGACCAAGGCCAT ATTATTCTTCATTCTATGCACAAATACCAACCGCGAGTGCACGTCATCCGTAAAGACTGTGGAGACGATCTTTCTCCCATCAAGCCTGTTCCATCCGGGGAGGGAGTAAAGGCATTCTCCTTTCCAGAAACTGTCTTCACAACCGTCACTGCCTATCAGAATCAGCAG ATTACTCGCCTGAAGATAGATAGGAATCCATTTGCTAAAGGCTTCCGAGACTCCGGGCGCAACAG AATGGGTTTGGAAGCCTTGGTGGAATCATATGCATTCTGGCGACCATCACTACGGACTCTGACCTTTGAAGATATCCCTGGAATTCCCAAGCAAG GCAATGCAAGTTCCTCCACCTTGCTCCAAGGTACTGGGAATGGCGTTCCTGCCACTCACCCTCACCTTTTGTCTGGCTCCTCTTGCTCCTCTCCTGCCTTCCATCTGGGGCCCAACACCAGCCAGCTGTGTAGTCTGGCCCCTGCTGACTATTCTGCCTGTGCCCGCTCAGGCCTCACCCTCAACCGATACAGCACATCTTTGGCAGAGACCTACAACAGGCTCACCAACCAGGCTGGTGAGACCTTTGCCCCGCCCAGGACTCCCTCCTATGTGGGCGTGAGCAGCAGCACCTCCGTGAACATGTCCATGGGTGGCACTGATGGGGACACCTTCAGCTGCCCACAGACCAGCTTATCCATGCAGATTTCGGGAATGTCCCCCCAGCTCCAGTATATCATGCCATCACCCTCCAGCAATGCCTTCGCCACTAACCAGACCCATCAGGGTTCCTATAATACTTTTAGATTACACAGCCCCTGTGCACTATATGGATATAACTTCTCCACATCCCCCAAACTGGCTGCCAGTCCTGAGAAAATTGTTTCTTCCCAAGGAAGTTTCTTGGGGTCCTCACCGAGTGGGACCATGACGGATCGGCAGATGTTGCCCCCTGTGGAAGGAGTGCACCTGCTTAGCAGTGGGGGTCAGCAGAGTTTCTTTGACTCTAGGACCCTAGGAAGCTTAACTCTGTCATCATCTCAAGTATCTGCACATATGGTCTGA